From Phoenix dactylifera cultivar Barhee BC4 unplaced genomic scaffold, palm_55x_up_171113_PBpolish2nd_filt_p 000270F, whole genome shotgun sequence, a single genomic window includes:
- the LOC103718038 gene encoding very-long-chain aldehyde decarbonylase GL1-1-like — protein MVALLSSWPWDNLGVYKYLLYGPLVAKVIYSSAWEQGKADQWCLHILILCSLRGFIHQLWSSFHNMLFLTRRRRVLSDGVDFKQIDKEWDWDNFLILQSFIGALVYYSFLPIRNLPLWDPRGAIVALLLHVGVSEPLFYWVHRAFHTGYLFSHYHSFHHSIPVPQSFTAGFATPLEHLFLCAVMGVPILGACLLGTGSAGLVYGYVLLFDFLRCMGHCNVEVLPHGLFDALPLLRYLIYTPTYHSLHHREKNSNFCLFMPLFDALGGTTNSKSWELHKEINEGKNDEVPDFVFLVHVVDVSSSIHVPFIFRTFGSMPYSFKPFLLVIWPAAFITMLVMWAWSKTFLISFYKLRGRLHQIWAVPRYGFQYFLPFGRDGINDQIELAILRADKMGVKVLSLAALNKNEALNGGGTLFVSNHRDLKVRVVHGNTLTAAVILNEIPKDAKEIFLTGATSKLGRAIALYLCRKKIRVLMLTLSAERFQKIQKEAPPECQHYLVQVTKYQAAQNCKTWIVGKWLSPREQRWAPPGTHFHQFVVPPIIGFRRDCTYGKLAAMRLPQDVQGLGMCEYTMDRGMVHACHAGGVVHFLEGWTHHEVGAIDVDRIDVVWRAALKHGLAPA, from the exons ATGGttgctctcttgtcttcctggCCTTGGGATAACTTGGGTGTCTACAAG TATCTACTATATGGGCCACTAGTAGCCAAGGTGATCTATTCAAGTGCTTGGGAGCAAGGCAAAGCAGATCAATGGTGCCTCCATATACTAAtcctctgctccctcagagGATTCATCCACCAGCTTTGGAGCTCCTTTCACAACATGCTCTTCCTCACCCGAAGGCGCCGAGTTCTCAGCGATGGAGTCGACTTCAAGCAGATTGACAAGGAGTGGGACTG GGACAACTTCCTAATCCTTCAATCCTTCATCGGAGCGTTGGTTTATTATAGCTTTCTACCAATCAGAAATCTGCCTCTATGGGATCCGAGGGGAGCCATCGTTGCTCTACTCCTCCATGTTGGGGTCTCAGAGCCCCTGTTTTACTGGGTGCACAGAGCATTCCACACAGGCTACCTCTTCTCTCACTACCACTCCTTCCACCACTCCATTCCGGTGCCCCAGTCCTTCACAG CTGGATTTGCCACGCCTTTGGAGCACCTCTTCTTGTGCGCGGTGATGGGCGTCCCCATCCTTGGAGCCTGCTTGCTGGGAACTGGCTCCGCTGGCTTGGTCTATGGCTATGTCCTGCTCTTCGACTTTTTAAGGTGCATGGGGCACTGCAATGTCGAGGTGCTCCCCCATGGGCTCTTTGATGCCCTCCCCCTCCTCAGATACCTCATCTACACCCCAAC GTACCATAGCCTTCACCACAGGGAGAAGAACTCCAATTTTTGCCTTTTTATGCCTCTCTTTGATGCCTTGGGAGGGACGACTAATAGCAAATCATGGGAGTTGCACAAGGAGATAAACGAAG GTAAGAATGATGAAGTTCCTGACTTTGTCTTCCTCGTCCATGTGGTGGATGTGTCCTCCTCCATCCACGTGCCATTTATTTTTCGCACCTTTGGGTCGATGCCGTACTCGTTCAAGCCCTTCTTGTTGGTGATATGGCCTGCTGCATTCATAACGATGCTCGTAATGTGGGCTTGGTCCAAAAccttcttgatctcattctacaAGCTCCGGGGTCGGCTGCACCAAATATGGGCGGTCCCACGGTATGGGTTCCAG TACTTCCTACCCTTTGGTAGAGATGGCATCAATGACCAGATTGAGCTGGCCATTCTAAGGGCTGACAAAATGGGTGTTAAAGTTCTCAGCCTTGCAGCACTGAATAAG AATGAAGCTCTCAATGGTGGTGGAACACTATTCGTAAGCAATCACCGAGATCTCAAAGTGCGAGTCGTCCATGGTAACACCTTAACAGCTGCTGTCATCCTCAACGAGATTCCTAAGGATGCAAAAGAGATCTTTTTAACTGGTGCCACATCCAAGCTAGGAAGGGCAATTGCACTATACCTATGTCGGAAAAAGATCCGGGTCTTG ATGTTAACACTATCAGCGGAAAgatttcagaaaattcagaaggaAGCCCCGCCAGAGTGCCAACACTATCTTGTTCAAGTCACAAAATACCAAGCAGCACAGAATTGTAAG ACATGGATCGTTGGCAAGTGGCTATCACCAAGGGAGCAGCGGTGGGCACCACCAGGCACGCACTTCCACCAGTTTGTGGTTCCTCCTATTATTGGCTTCAGGAGGGACTGCACCTATGGAAAGCTGGCTGCCATGAGGCTTCCCCAGGATGTACAAGGACTGGGAATGTGTGAG TACACGATGGATCGAGGCATGGTTCATGCCTGCCATGCCGGAGGCGTGGTGCATTTCTTGGAAGGATGGACGCATCATGAGGTCGGTGCGATCGATGTGGACCGGATTGATGTCGTGTGGAGAGCTGCTCTGAAGCATGGGCTCGCACCTGCTTGA